From a single Theropithecus gelada isolate Dixy chromosome 8, Tgel_1.0, whole genome shotgun sequence genomic region:
- the MAFA gene encoding transcription factor MafA, translating into MAAELAMGPELPSSPLAIEYVNDFDLMKFEVKKEPPEAERFCHRLPPGSLSSTPLSTPCSSVPSSPSFCAPSPGTGGGGAAGGGGGASQAGGAPGPPSGGPGAVGGTSGKPALEDLYWMSGYQHHLNPEALNLTPEDAVEALIGSGHHGAHHGAHHPAATAAYEAFRGPGFAGGGGADDMGAGHHHGAHHAAHHHHVAHHHHHHHHHGGAGHGGGGAGHHVRLEERFSDDQLVSMSVRELNRQLRGFSKEEVIRLKQKRRTLKNRGYAQSCRFKRVQQRHILESEKCQLQSQVEQLKLEVGRLAKERDLYKEKYEKLAGRGGPGGAGGAGFPREPSPPQAGPGGAKGAPDFFL; encoded by the coding sequence ATGGCCGCGGAGCTGGCGATGGGCCCCGAGCTGCCCAGCAGCCCGCTGGCCATTGAGTACGTCAACGACTTCGACCTGATGAAGTTCGAGGTGAAGAAGGAGCCGCCCGAGGCCGAACGCTTCTGCCACCGCCTGCCTCCCGGCTCGCTGTCCTCGACGCCACTCAGCACGCCCTGCTCCTCCGTGCCCTCCTCGCCCAGCTTCTGCGCGCCCAGCCCGGGcaccggcggcggcggcgccgcGGGGGGCGGCGGCGGTGCGTCTCAGGCCGGGGGCGCCCCCGGGCCGCCGAGCGGGGGCCCCGGCGCCGTCGGGGGCACCTCGGGGAAGCCGGCGCTGGAGGATCTGTACTGGATGAGCGGCTACCAGCACCACCTCAACCCCGAGGCGCTCAACCTGACGCCCGAGGACGCGGTGGAGGCGCTCATCGGCAGCGGCCACCACGGCGCGCACCACGGCGCACACCACCCGGCGGCCACCGCGGCCTACGAGGCTTTCCGCGGCCCGGGCttcgcgggcggcggcggcgcggacGACATGGGCGCCGGGCACCACCACGGCGCGCACCACGCCGCCCACCACCACCATgtcgcccaccaccaccaccaccaccaccaccatggcGGCGCGGGccacggcggcggcggcgcgggccACCACGTGCGCCTGGAGGAGCGCTTCTCCGACGACCAGCTGGTGTCCATGTCGGTGCGCGAGCTGAACCGGCAGCTCCGCGGCTTCAGCAAGGAGGAGGTCATTCGGCTCAAGCAGAAGCGGCGCACGCTCAAGAACCGCGGCTACGCGCAGTCCTGCCGTTTCAAGCGGGTGCAGCAGCGGCACATTCTGGAGAGCGAGAAGTGCCAACTCCAGAGCCAGGTGGAGCAGCTGAAGCTGGAGGTGGGGCGCCTGGCCAAAGAGCGGGACCTGTACAAGGAGAAATACGAGAAGCTGGCGGGCCGGGGCGGCCCCGGGGGCGCGGGCGGGGCCGGTTTCCCGCGGGAGCCTTCGCCGCCGCAGGCCGGTCCCGGCGGGGCCAAGGGCGCTCCCGACTTCTTCCTGTAG